GCCTAGATGCTGAAATATGAGACCACAGCTTATGACAGAAGCTTAAACACCAACAGCTACAGAATACATACGCACAGGCAATAGCAAGTACCTACTGGGCTGACATGAACACATTATTTACGTTTCTGGCCTGCAAATTTCATCCATATGATGCATAATAAGAAGGGGAAAAAAAGGAAAATAACAGCTTGCTTGATGCCTTGGATTAGCACATTGAACAGCATGTATTGCTAATGTATTAAAAAATATGGACAAAATGGGATATCTGCAGTTTCCATTGCAGCTTGATTGATGCCTTGGATTAGCACACTGAACTTCATGTATTGCTAATGTATTAAAAAATACGGACAAAATGGGATATCTGCAGTTTCCATTGCAAGTAGCAGTATTCTTTTTTGCCTAGATGCTGAAATATGAGACCACAGCTTATGACAGAGGCTGACATGAACACATCACTTACGTTTGTAGCCTGCAAATTTAATCCGTATGATGCATAAGGGAAAAAAAAAAGAACACTTGATTGATTGATTCCTTGGATTAGCACATTGAACTAACTATGAATATGGACTCATTTAAACAGAACAACCTGTCTGCAAATTTAATCCGTAACATGCTAGCTCAATTacaggcggggggggggggggggggggggcactccTATAAGTATGATTTTCTCTTTAAAAAGTAGTTCTTATTTCTAGCCGCCACGTAACAAAATGGCTAGGGTTCTGTTCTCGATTTAGAGGGCACACACCCACACAAGggcgccttcttcttcttgtgcGCACCGCCACGGTGGTCCTTCCTCCCATACAGATAATCCCTCAGGAGCACCCGAGTACGCTTGTCGGAGACCTTGAGCCTCCTGTACTCGTTCTCCTCCTCGAGCTTCAGTAAGACATACTGTATCTTCTGAAGCTCCAGTTCCAGCCTCGCCACATTATCTGACCCTTTCTTCACCTGCTCCGAGATCTTCCTCCTGCTGGGTAAACCTTCGAGCTCAGAGTTCATGCTGCCCGACAATGCAGGGTAACTCTCAGCCTTCTTTGACAGCTTGCTGTTGAGATTGATCTGTTCCAAGACGAGCCCCTCGGTCTCATGCAGCTGAGTGCTGATGCCATCGTACTCCGTATTCATGGGAGACCTGCCCTTCGACGGGCCACCCATCTTCTGCTTCAATTCCTGGATGCTCTCTTGGATGCTCAGCAGCCTCTGAGCATTAGAAGTGAGCCTCTCAACCACATTCTTGCCCCATATATCATTAGGCTCTACTAAAGACGAGGAAGACGTCTCGAACTTATTGATcccgagctctcttccccttataAGCTCTGAGGAAGGGTACTCACTTTTTACCTCCTCAACTGCTTGTATGTCGTGCTCGGATGACGATGACTTGGCTGTTTGGTTTTTGCAGGTCCTCTCTGCAGCCTCCCATAGCTGAAGCATCTCATCATCCAGCTCAGCATTTGCAGCATTGCCAAGTGGGTAGATTCCAGTACCATATGTTGGACAGGTAGATATTTGATCAAGTTCGATATCCTTCATCATCTGGACCTGCTTCCCTTTAGAGTCCGCAGCATCTTTTTGCTTCTCATCCTCAGAATATATTTCATTCGCTTCCATCCGTGAGCCGGCTTTTGTTCTAAGTTCTGCATTTTCTTCCTGCATGTCATTTACCTTTTTCTGCAGAGCCTCAATATGGGCATCTAATGAGGAGGTTTTATTCAATAGCAGCTCCTTTTGGGCTATTGCACTAATCTCAATAGCTTTCGCTAGTGCCTTTTCTTCGTAGACTGCAGCGTTCACGGAATAGGTTATTGCGTCACCCAAAAGTAGAGCAAACTCTCTTTCATGTTGCTCAACTTCTTTTGACACGAGCTCATGTGCAGAAGTCAAATGCTGTCCCTTGTTTTTTAGAATGCAAGCATCCACTTGCAGGGTTTCATTTGCTTGGCGAAGTAGGAACATTTCATCATCCTTGGTGGTGCCCTCCGCAGTCAGGATCACGATTTTCTTCTCAAGTTCTCCTTTCACCACTTTGCCATCTTCAATGGCAACCTGAAGGGCCGCAACAACTAGACATAATTCCCGGTTCTTTTCTTGCATGAGCTGAACATTCTCTTCTGCTTCCAGTAACTCATCGTCCTTATGCACCAGCAGCGCCATGCAGTGCTCAAGTTCACCAAACAGCTCCTGGCAGACACTTTTTCCAGTGTTCAACTCAAACTCCAAAAGGACAAGCCGATTCCTGAGAACTTCTATCAAGTAGACTATGTACTTCTTGAGGTTACTGTTTTCTGATTCAAGCATCATAGCTCTTGCGCTCAGCACTTTGACTTCACTATCAAGTTCACCCTTACCTAAACTCAGCAAAGCCATCTCATCGGTAAGAGATACCAATGCAGATGCTACCTCATTATTATGGCTTCTAAAGAACAGAGACAAGTGCTCAAGAATCATGCATTCTGCAAGAACAGCACCATTCTCATCCTCCAAGGCGTTGTACCTCTCAATCAAAGAGTTGTGTTCCTTAGATAAGGATTCACTTCTCTCAGTCATGTCAGTAATTTCATCTTGCAAACTCTGGTAGGACTCTGTCAAACAAGATAGCTTCTCATGTAAAATCAATGCTTCAGTCTTCTGTACCTGACATCTTTCACTTATTTTCTGCAATTCTTGCCGCAGCTGTTCATTGCATTCTATTAGTCGACAATTTTCATTTTGTAAAGATATCATTTCTGTTGcttcatcctctaactttttctcAAGGGCACACTTCTGCAACTGCAGATCTCTGAACTCCGTTCCTACTTGCAACATGACAGTCGCATGAACCAAAAGCTCTGTATACATGAGAGTATTAACATCTTCACTTTCCTCTTTAAGTTTCACAATATTAGAGGTTTCATCTGAAACAGTCTGTAACAGAATTTCATCCTGAGCTACATCAGCAGGTCCTACATCCCTACTGATGTTAAGGACCTTCATGTGCTGTGAAATCCCTTCTCttagttttccattatgctttagCAACGCTTTACTCTCTGCTTCGTGATATCTGGCTTGATCTTCCAGCTCTGATATTAAAATCTCTGCAGCATGATTTTCCGCAGCATACTTTTGGCATTTTTCTAAGAGAGCCACATTCTTATCTTTCACGTCAACTAAACTGCCCTCCAGGACCACTACACTAATAGAAGCTCTCATGCTTTTTTGTTCTTGCTCTTCAAGCCTCTCGTCCATATCATGGATTTTCTGTATCAGAGATGAAATCTGCTCCTCTAGGCTGCTCACATGCATTTCATGTGACTTCACAGAATCTTCATACTCTTTGTTAATTGTCCTCAACAGACCCTTCAGCTTCCTGACTTGATCATATACAAGATCCTTCTCTCTTGATACAGAAGTGTGCTCGCATTCGAGATCTGCATGCTTGCTTTCTAGGGCTTTCGTAACCACTGTAATTTTCTGTAACTGAAAGGTAAATGCACTCTGTGTTAGATAAAAATAAGGATAAAATTTTATTAAAATAATATGATACAATAATATATCAAGACTACCATGGATATTCAACAATACCAATTTCTACTACACAACAACTTGACTTTGTGGGATTGTTACAAAAATTACCTGAGAAACCAAGTTGTTTTTTTCTGCAGAAAGAGCAAAGTTATCTGCAAGCTGAGCCTGGCGGGTTTCTTCAGAATCTTTCAGTTTTAATCTTAAGTCTTCAAGCTCCGCTTTCATATCAGATAATGACATCTCTAATACAGAGTTCTTCTCTGAAATGTCAGCAAAACTTCTACCGAGGGTGTCTAGCTCTGCTACAAGAACAGCTTTTCCAGAAACACAGGAGGAAAGCTCACACTTTAAAGAACTTTCTGAAGATTCTAATGCTTTTATCCTCTCCCGCAGGCTTTCCATTTCAGCATTTGCATCTGAAATTGAGATCTCCAAGAGTGAATATTCATCAGATATTTGTTCCATCTCTTGAACCTTTTCCGAGAGAAGTGCCTTTTCAATCAAATTATTTGCACACATCTCCTTCAGTTTTAAGTTTGCTATCTGCAAATCCTCTATTAACTTCTGGTTTGCTGCAGCACTGCCTTTTAGAGTGTCCATGTCAACAGCCAGAGCATGGTATGTCCCCTCTAGAttttttttctcttctttttGACGGACAAAATCTCTCTGAACTGCCTCCTTTTCACCTATATGTGACCCCATTTCAGCCTTGAGTTTCACATTCATCTCCTTCAGTGCATCCAATTCACAATGCAGGTCTTTTATTGTATACTCCGCAGAAAGATTTTGTTCACGCAGGATATGGATGTCCTCTGTATACTTGATTACAATGTTCTCAAGATCCATCTTATTGTTCTCCACCTCACTTAATTGCCCACTCAGCTTCTCAATGTCCATGGCCAACTTGTTCACTTCATCCCGAGATTCAGAATGAAGACCTGTAACTGAGAGAAGAGCTGCTTCACCTTCAATGCACTTCTGGGTTTTATCTTCTAAGCTGGTTTCAAGGCTATAAACTTCTTCTTGCTTATGCTTTAGTTCTTTCTCCAGGACCTCTACTCTTCCTTCAACCTTGTCCAGTTCAGCCTGCAATTTTGAGAGTTCAGATTCCAGATGGGATACTCTCATCAAGGACTCCTGGTTATTAGTAAGGGTAGCATCTTTTTCGGTGTTCAGAAGTATGATGGTGTTCCTGAGTTCTGACGACAAGTTCTCCAACTCATTTGATTTGCCATTCAGCTTCTCAATCTCTCGATGCAGCCTACTCAGTTCTTCTTGAGCCTGAGAATAAATGTTCTCCATTGACATGAGTGACTTTTCAGCTTGCACCTTCTTCTCGGTCTCTTCTTTCAAACTTAACTCCAGACTGTTGACACTTTCACTCATCTGTGCAATATCTCGCTCCTGTACATGCATTTTCTGTTCAGACTTCTCCAGTTTCAACTGCGCCTTTGAGAGTTGTAACTCCAAATCAGATACTTTCTCCAGAGACTGCTGGTGTTGCAGGAGTGCTGCATCCATCTCAGAGTTCACATCTGAAATGGCATTCTTTAGTTCTTTTGATGTATTCTCCAGATCTAACTTGTCATTTTCCAACTCACTCAGCTTCTTTATTGATGTGTCAAGATCTTGTGTCagccttttcacttcttcctctaACTTGGAGTGGAGACTCTCTGACGTAAGGAGGGCTGCTTCAGTTTGTGTCCGCCTATGGCTTTCAACTTGCAGCTGGCCATGAACGCTCTGAATTTCCCCTCTCTTCTGTTCTAGATCTTGCATCAGCATATGCACCTTATTTTCATTAAACTCCAGCTCTGATTGTATATTCAAGAGTTGAGATTGCAACATAGAAACCCTTTCAACGACTTGCTGGTGTTGTAGTAAAGCTACATCCTTCTCAGTGTTTACCTGTGAAATGGTGCCCCTAAGGCTTTCTATTTCATTCTGAAGCTCAGTCTTTGAATCCCTCAGTGAATTTATCTCATCACGGAGTTCTTGTATAAGCACCTCGGAAGAGTGATTTTGTTCAGTAAGGCTCTTGACTTCCTTCTTCAGCTCACAAACAGCGCTCTCCAGGTTCATCTTGCTCTGCATGAGCTCATCTAACTTTTCATTTGTCATCTTGATCTCTGTAATCAACCTTTGAACTTCTTCCTGAGATTTAGCATGCTCCTTTCCCTCCAAAAGAAGAACACTTTCAGCTTGCATGCGCTTTTCATGTTCCTCCTGGAAGCTAAATTGGAGATTTTCCAATTCCTTCAGCTTTTGTTCAAGCTCTTGCTGTTGTATCTTTGCCTTTTGATCCAAAGCCTCGAGCTCAGATTGTATCACACTATTGCGTGATTCAGCACTGTTTACCTTTTGGGCTTCTGAAGCCATTTCATCAGTTAGCTTCTTGAGGTCAGTCTGCGCCTTAGAGAGCTCAGACTCCAAAGTAGACAAACGCTCAGTGGACTGATCATATTGCAGAAGAGATGTATCTTTCTCAGAATTCAAATGAAAGACAGTACCCTTCTGGTTTTGGATCTCACTTTCAGCTTTCTTTGCCCGCGCAAATTCTGACATCttttgtttcagattctggttctCAGCTACTAGCCTTGAAATCTCCTGTTGCATATTTACCATTTCGGTGCTGATGTTCTCTCTCCCTTTAACTTCTGGACTTTCAAAACTAAGTCCTTTCCGCGCTTTCCCATCAGAAACAGCACGAGTAACATTTTCACCACTTAGTGAAGAATCAGTGGACTGCTTTAGACTTTCTCGGTTTGACAATGCACTGGTTTCCTGAGGGTATGAACCGTTCCTCTTGGAGATATGATCATCTGATTCAAATTTTGGACGGGAGAATGTTGGCAGCTCTGGAGTATGCGGCTCCACTTCTTGGCCAGATGAAGAGGGCGACTCATCCATTGATGGCATCTGATTTGGGAATACTTCAGAAATTGTTCTGTGAGCCTGTCTAAGTGCCCCGGTGGCCTGGTCATACCTTTCTGCTAATGCGCGGTATGCTCGATAAAACTCTTCTACCTGTTTCATTAACTCTGGTCGCTTCTTATAGTACATCTCCGCTCTCCGTGCAAAAGAATCAGCATCTTCATTGATAAGCTTGATCATGGCTTTAACCTTCATGTCCATGTCTGTTGCACAAAACAGATTCCTTTAGTTTACGAACCATAATATATAAACACAAAAATGGGTGTAGTTCATTCGCAGCAATATATTTTCACAAATAATTATAAATTATTTACAGGGTACATATATAGATATAGTACAACAATGGCTTTGCTGAGAAAGAGTCAAAATGTAGTTACTGAATATAACTTTAGCTGTGAAACTATCAAAAATTTAGTTTAACTCCAACCGAGAAAGATAAAATAATGGGAATTAGGGAACCTAAGAAGAAAAATACCCCATGAAAGAGCATTATATCATCTTAGACTTGTTTGATGCAGTTTAATTGGTTAAGATGAGAAGGAGAATAAATTTCTCCAGTAAACACTTCGCATATACAACGAAGTTGTCAGGAaaaaagaacagttccacattgaAGCAGAACTCCTGGCGTATGTAATCAATAGTTCAAAGCCTAGTTCAAAACCTAGCATTCACTTTTAGGAACATCTGAAGATGGCACAAGTCACATGATCATAGAAGATCATTCTGCAGGTTCATGAACCAAATCTTCGTGAGAAATCAAAATGCTACTAGAGGCATCATGTGCGTAATGGTGGCTACAGATCCAGATTATAATTTTACAAGATAACCAAATATTAACACTGAAATGATTTTACTAAAGTTTATAGATAGCGTGCATGCACTGTGCACACCACGAGAATTGAAAATGCAATGCAGAACTGTAAGAACCTAATAGTATCTCTTTGCTACATTGATCAGCATATATGCAAAAAAATCAACGATAACTTCATGATAGGGCATAAAGAAATATATAGACATGAGCTAAACAGAGCAAAATCTCACCACTGAGGTTTTCTTTGAGCCATTTGGAATTCTTGGGGCTGATATGGCTAACCCACAACCATGAATACTGCCTTGAGTCATGACCAGTCGAGGCCGCCATTGATGCCGAGACAAGATGGACCACACAACAAACAAGTAATACCTCACTTCCTCAGAACAAAGTTATGAAGTGGCTCAATTTCTCCAATATTCTGGATGGGACAGCAAAGAAACTATCTGCCGCATCTGGAAAGGAGTGGGGAACTTCTGTTGCAATTGCTAGCTTTTTTACCTGGGTAATTGGAAACAGGAATAGCAGAAATAAGATAACCTATAAACATCCTACATACAGAAATGATCAACAAATAATTCTACAAATCCATGCGATGTGTTAGTACTTACAGGTGTCTTCGATAAATTGAAAGGGCAGGAAGAAAATGGATAGTTCTGGCCACGCTAAAACTGGAATTGAAAAAGAAAAACGTGTTTAGTAATTGGATGAGGGGAAATAATTGTGCATACACAGGAAACAGGCCATTAGATAGAAATAAAACCGTATATACTAGTATCTCTACTATCAAATTGCAATCAGTGGTGTACGTAGGTAAGAAAACCAATGGTACGTCAAGAACTGGTGGTGACCATCCCTTAAATTTCGTACGTCAAGAAAACCGTTGTCTCTTGCCCTAACGATCCTTGGTGACCAGAACCCTCAAAGCTAGAACAATCGACGACGGGAAAAAAAAAGTCCAGCGCCATCGAGCAATCCCGTGCTTGGAAAACCGGCTACAGGAAGAAAAAACAGCGAACCAAATCCTGTGAGGCATGTCTTATCATGTTAGTGAGGTGGTACTATAAGATTTTATTGTCTGCCACGACCAGGAACCGAGTGCCACCTACAATGGGCCGTATTAACCTGAACAACTTTAACGGGCCCATGAACTATAGAGACGATGGATAAGATATGTAAACCCATGAGCACTCGTGGGCATGTGCTATTTTTTTCTTAAACTGATTTGGGCTAACCATGTTGGGAGAAACAGACGCAAAATAAGTAGGCAGCGTGGGCTGTCTATCTGATGACCTGTGTCTTGGCCTAAGTACGCATTAACCATCTGAGCAGGTACTCTTGTGGCTGGAAAAAAAGGTTTTACTTTAAGAGAACAACACTAGTAGAAAAGAATTACAACTAGCCGTGTAGAAAATAACAAGCACAAACACGGTTGTTTTGAGGGAGAGAGAGCCATGTCCCATGTGACTCTAATGGTCAGGGAGCAATTATATGTGCTAATGGACTCTGCATGAGCACAAATGGAAGAGAGCCAAACCACCAGGTTGTAATTGTGTAGATTGATTTCTGAAATAACTTATTTAAAGTATTCGTTAATTTGTTCAGGACACTACTGTAGCAAAGACAATTATGGCACATTTCTCCATCTTAAACTATTTATTTACTTATATAGAGAAAATTCAATCCGTCGTGATTTGTGA
This region of Lolium perenne isolate Kyuss_39 chromosome 2, Kyuss_2.0, whole genome shotgun sequence genomic DNA includes:
- the LOC127335709 gene encoding protein NETWORKED 1D, translated to MAASTGHDSRQYSWLWVSHISPKNSKWLKENLSDMDMKVKAMIKLINEDADSFARRAEMYYKKRPELMKQVEEFYRAYRALAERYDQATGALRQAHRTISEVFPNQMPSMDESPSSSGQEVEPHTPELPTFSRPKFESDDHISKRNGSYPQETSALSNRESLKQSTDSSLSGENVTRAVSDGKARKGLSFESPEVKGRENISTEMVNMQQEISRLVAENQNLKQKMSEFARAKKAESEIQNQKGTVFHLNSEKDTSLLQYDQSTERLSTLESELSKAQTDLKKLTDEMASEAQKVNSAESRNSVIQSELEALDQKAKIQQQELEQKLKELENLQFSFQEEHEKRMQAESVLLLEGKEHAKSQEEVQRLITEIKMTNEKLDELMQSKMNLESAVCELKKEVKSLTEQNHSSEVLIQELRDEINSLRDSKTELQNEIESLRGTISQVNTEKDVALLQHQQVVERVSMLQSQLLNIQSELEFNENKVHMLMQDLEQKRGEIQSVHGQLQVESHRRTQTEAALLTSESLHSKLEEEVKRLTQDLDTSIKKLSELENDKLDLENTSKELKNAISDVNSEMDAALLQHQQSLEKVSDLELQLSKAQLKLEKSEQKMHVQERDIAQMSESVNSLELSLKEETEKKVQAEKSLMSMENIYSQAQEELSRLHREIEKLNGKSNELENLSSELRNTIILLNTEKDATLTNNQESLMRVSHLESELSKLQAELDKVEGRVEVLEKELKHKQEEVYSLETSLEDKTQKCIEGEAALLSVTGLHSESRDEVNKLAMDIEKLSGQLSEVENNKMDLENIVIKYTEDIHILREQNLSAEYTIKDLHCELDALKEMNVKLKAEMGSHIGEKEAVQRDFVRQKEEKKNLEGTYHALAVDMDTLKGSAAANQKLIEDLQIANLKLKEMCANNLIEKALLSEKVQEMEQISDEYSLLEISISDANAEMESLRERIKALESSESSLKCELSSCVSGKAVLVAELDTLGRSFADISEKNSVLEMSLSDMKAELEDLRLKLKDSEETRQAQLADNFALSAEKNNLVSQLQKITVVTKALESKHADLECEHTSVSREKDLVYDQVRKLKGLLRTINKEYEDSVKSHEMHVSSLEEQISSLIQKIHDMDERLEEQEQKSMRASISVVVLEGSLVDVKDKNVALLEKCQKYAAENHAAEILISELEDQARYHEAESKALLKHNGKLREGISQHMKVLNISRDVGPADVAQDEILLQTVSDETSNIVKLKEESEDVNTLMYTELLVHATVMLQVGTEFRDLQLQKCALEKKLEDEATEMISLQNENCRLIECNEQLRQELQKISERCQVQKTEALILHEKLSCLTESYQSLQDEITDMTERSESLSKEHNSLIERYNALEDENGAVLAECMILEHLSLFFRSHNNEVASALVSLTDEMALLSLGKGELDSEVKVLSARAMMLESENSNLKKYIVYLIEVLRNRLVLLEFELNTGKSVCQELFGELEHCMALLVHKDDELLEAEENVQLMQEKNRELCLVVAALQVAIEDGKVVKGELEKKIVILTAEGTTKDDEMFLLRQANETLQVDACILKNKGQHLTSAHELVSKEVEQHEREFALLLGDAITYSVNAAVYEEKALAKAIEISAIAQKELLLNKTSSLDAHIEALQKKVNDMQEENAELRTKAGSRMEANEIYSEDEKQKDAADSKGKQVQMMKDIELDQISTCPTYGTGIYPLGNAANAELDDEMLQLWEAAERTCKNQTAKSSSSEHDIQAVEEVKSEYPSSELIRGRELGINKFETSSSSLVEPNDIWGKNVVERLTSNAQRLLSIQESIQELKQKMGGPSKGRSPMNTEYDGISTQLHETEGLVLEQINLNSKLSKKAESYPALSGSMNSELEGLPSRRKISEQVKKGSDNVARLELELQKIQYVLLKLEEENEYRRLKVSDKRTRVLLRDYLYGRKDHRGGAHKKKKAPLCGCVPSKSRTEP